Proteins from a genomic interval of Gluconacetobacter diazotrophicus PA1 5:
- a CDS encoding acetate/propionate family kinase, with the protein MATAILALNAGSSSIKFALFHQQDASGAQRIAHGELEGITTHPHFCATAADGTVLVDRTWPRPDTGADPHQGPVGSLIDWVASHLGDVPLVGVGHRVVHGGPDFIAPVRITPDVLARLDALTPFAPLHQPASLGPIRALTALHPDLPQVACFDTAFHHTMPATATRLALPDAYGRKGVRRYGFHGLSYEYIASCLPGLSPRLAAGRTLVAHLGNGASLCAMQAGRSIETTMGFSVLDGLVMGTRCGQLDPGVILYMLRAEKLDVAGIEDVLYRQSGLLGLSGVSSDMRDLQERAAGNDGARQALEMFTYRLVQQAGSMVAVLGGLDGLVFTAGIGEHDAPIRAAACARLSWLGLRLDAAANAAHAPVISTPDSAVEVRVIPTDEESMIRRHVADCLAGE; encoded by the coding sequence ATGGCGACGGCGATTCTCGCGCTCAATGCCGGCTCCTCCAGCATCAAGTTCGCCCTGTTCCACCAGCAGGATGCATCCGGCGCGCAGCGCATCGCGCATGGCGAGCTGGAAGGCATCACCACCCATCCGCATTTTTGCGCCACCGCCGCCGACGGTACGGTGCTGGTCGACCGGACATGGCCCAGGCCCGACACAGGGGCCGATCCCCATCAGGGCCCGGTCGGCAGCCTGATTGACTGGGTGGCCTCGCACCTGGGGGACGTTCCGCTGGTCGGGGTAGGGCACCGGGTGGTGCATGGCGGTCCCGACTTCATCGCCCCGGTGCGGATCACGCCCGATGTCCTGGCGCGGCTGGACGCGCTGACACCGTTCGCGCCGTTGCACCAGCCGGCCAGCCTGGGGCCGATCCGCGCCCTGACGGCCCTGCATCCCGACCTGCCGCAGGTCGCCTGCTTCGATACCGCCTTCCACCACACCATGCCCGCCACGGCCACGCGGCTGGCGCTGCCGGACGCCTATGGGCGCAAGGGGGTGCGGCGGTATGGGTTCCACGGCCTGTCCTACGAATATATCGCCTCCTGCCTGCCCGGCCTGTCGCCCCGGCTGGCGGCCGGGCGCACGCTGGTGGCGCATCTGGGCAATGGGGCCAGCCTGTGCGCGATGCAGGCGGGGCGCAGCATCGAGACCACGATGGGGTTCTCGGTACTGGACGGGCTGGTGATGGGCACGCGCTGCGGCCAGCTCGATCCCGGCGTCATCCTGTACATGCTGCGCGCGGAAAAACTGGACGTGGCGGGGATCGAGGACGTGCTGTACCGCCAGTCGGGCCTGCTGGGCCTGTCGGGCGTTTCCAGCGACATGCGCGACCTGCAGGAACGCGCGGCCGGGAATGACGGCGCCCGCCAGGCGCTGGAGATGTTCACATACCGCCTGGTCCAGCAGGCGGGTTCGATGGTCGCGGTGCTGGGTGGACTGGACGGACTGGTCTTTACCGCCGGCATCGGCGAGCATGACGCCCCGATCCGGGCGGCGGCGTGCGCGCGCCTGTCCTGGCTGGGGCTCCGCCTGGACGCTGCCGCCAACGCGGCCCACGCCCCGGTGATCAGCACGCCGGACAGCGCGGTGGAGGTCCGCGTCATTCCCACGGACGAGGAAAGCATGATCCGCCGCCACGTCGCGGATTGCCTGGCGGGGGAATGA
- a CDS encoding phosphoketolase family protein, which yields MNEMSPLSTAPLTATPLSAAELGLFNRWWHAANYLSVGQIYLLANPLLREPLKLEHTKPRLLGHWGTTPGLNFLYLHLNRIIRARDANILFIAGPGHGAPGVVANTYLEGTYSEYFPEVSQDENGLGRLLKQFSFPGGIPSHAAATTPGSIHEGGELGYSLSHAYGAVFDNPDLIVACVIGDGEAETGPLATSWHSNKFLDPQTDGAVLPILHLNGYKIANPTILARIPQPELEALLRGYGYDPIFVEGHDPDPMHQKMATAMDLAFDRIAAIQKAAREGGQTERPTWPMIVMRSPKGWTGPKEIDGLRTEGYWRSHQVPFSDLTKPGHLQALETWLRSYKPEDLFDESGRLFADIAALAPSGARRMSDNPHANGGQLRHPLKLPDIANYAVPVTTPGSVTGEGTRVLGTWLRDVMKENLPSRNFRVLAPDENNSNRLNAVLDVTNRAWNAETVDYDDHLARDGHVMEILSEHTCQGWLEGYLLTGRHGFMSCYEAFIHIVDSMVNQHAKWLKTSAEVPWRRSISSLNYLLTSHVWRQDHNGFSHQDPGFIDHVINKKADIVRVYLPPDANTLLCTAAHCLHSWDRINVIVAGKQPEPQWLSMEDAIRHCSAGIGIWEWASNDKGSEPDVVMACAGDVPTIETLAAVKLLREHAPDLKIRVINVVDLMTLESASQHPHGLTDSAFDALFTLDKPVIFAFHGYPQLIHKLIYRRANARNFHVHGFREEGSTTTPFDMVVRNHLDRFHIVSNVIDRVPGLATRAAYAKQAIRDKLVDHTRYIAEYGRDMPEIEDWRWS from the coding sequence ATGAACGAGATGTCCCCCCTGTCCACCGCGCCCCTGACGGCCACGCCGCTGTCGGCGGCGGAACTCGGCCTGTTCAACCGGTGGTGGCATGCGGCGAACTATCTGTCGGTGGGCCAGATCTACCTGCTGGCCAACCCGCTGCTGCGTGAACCGCTGAAGCTGGAACATACCAAGCCGCGCCTGCTGGGCCACTGGGGCACGACCCCGGGGCTGAACTTCCTCTACCTGCACCTCAACCGCATCATCCGCGCGCGGGACGCCAACATCCTCTTCATCGCCGGTCCCGGGCATGGCGCGCCGGGCGTCGTGGCCAATACGTACCTCGAAGGCACGTACAGCGAATATTTCCCCGAGGTGTCGCAGGACGAAAACGGGCTGGGCCGACTGCTGAAGCAGTTTTCCTTCCCCGGCGGCATTCCCAGCCACGCGGCGGCGACGACCCCGGGCTCGATTCATGAGGGTGGCGAGCTGGGCTACTCGCTCTCGCACGCCTATGGCGCGGTGTTCGACAATCCCGACCTGATCGTGGCCTGCGTCATCGGCGATGGCGAGGCCGAGACCGGTCCGCTGGCCACGTCGTGGCACAGCAACAAGTTCCTCGACCCGCAGACCGACGGCGCCGTGCTGCCGATCCTGCACCTGAACGGCTACAAGATCGCGAACCCCACCATCCTGGCCCGCATTCCGCAGCCCGAACTGGAAGCGCTGCTGCGGGGCTACGGGTACGATCCGATCTTCGTCGAAGGCCACGACCCCGACCCAATGCACCAGAAGATGGCGACGGCCATGGACCTGGCCTTCGACCGGATCGCCGCGATCCAGAAGGCGGCGCGCGAGGGCGGGCAGACCGAACGCCCCACCTGGCCGATGATCGTCATGCGCAGCCCCAAGGGCTGGACCGGGCCGAAGGAAATCGACGGCCTGCGGACCGAAGGCTACTGGCGGTCGCATCAGGTGCCGTTCTCGGACCTGACCAAGCCCGGGCACCTGCAGGCGCTGGAAACCTGGCTGCGCAGCTACAAGCCCGAGGACCTGTTCGACGAATCCGGCCGCCTGTTCGCCGACATCGCGGCCCTGGCCCCGTCCGGCGCACGGCGCATGAGCGACAACCCCCATGCCAATGGCGGACAGTTGCGCCACCCGCTGAAACTGCCGGACATCGCGAACTACGCCGTGCCGGTCACCACGCCGGGCAGCGTGACGGGCGAGGGCACGCGCGTGCTGGGCACGTGGCTGCGCGACGTGATGAAGGAAAACCTGCCCTCGCGCAATTTCCGTGTCCTGGCCCCGGACGAAAACAATTCCAACCGCCTGAACGCGGTGCTGGACGTCACCAACCGCGCGTGGAACGCGGAAACGGTGGATTATGACGACCACTTGGCGCGCGACGGCCATGTGATGGAAATCCTCAGCGAGCACACCTGCCAGGGCTGGCTGGAAGGCTACCTGCTGACCGGCCGCCATGGCTTCATGTCGTGCTACGAGGCGTTCATCCACATTGTCGATTCGATGGTGAATCAGCATGCGAAATGGCTGAAGACCTCGGCCGAAGTGCCGTGGCGGCGGTCGATTTCCTCGCTGAACTACCTGCTGACGTCGCATGTCTGGCGCCAGGACCATAACGGCTTCAGCCACCAGGACCCCGGCTTCATCGATCATGTGATCAACAAGAAGGCCGATATCGTCCGCGTGTACCTGCCGCCCGATGCCAACACCCTGCTCTGCACCGCCGCGCACTGCCTGCATAGCTGGGACCGCATCAACGTCATCGTGGCCGGCAAGCAGCCGGAACCGCAATGGCTGAGCATGGAAGACGCCATCCGCCATTGCAGCGCCGGCATCGGTATCTGGGAATGGGCCAGCAACGACAAGGGCAGCGAACCAGACGTGGTGATGGCCTGCGCCGGCGACGTACCCACCATCGAAACGCTGGCGGCGGTCAAGCTGTTGCGTGAGCACGCGCCGGACCTGAAGATCCGCGTCATCAACGTTGTGGACCTGATGACGCTGGAATCGGCCAGCCAGCACCCGCACGGCCTGACGGATTCCGCCTTCGACGCGCTGTTCACGCTGGACAAGCCGGTCATCTTCGCCTTCCATGGCTATCCGCAGCTGATCCACAAGCTGATCTACCGCCGCGCCAACGCCCGGAACTTCCACGTCCACGGCTTCCGCGAGGAAGGATCGACCACCACCCCGTTCGACATGGTGGTGCGCAACCACCTCGACCGGTTCCACATCGTCTCGAACGTCATCGACCGCGTGCCCGGCCTGGCCACCCGCGCCGCCTACGCCAAACAGGCCATCCGCGACAAGCTGGTGGACCACACCCGCTACATCGCCGAATACGGACGCGACATGCCGGAAATCGAAGACTGGCGCTGGTCGTAA
- a CDS encoding phosphorylase family protein — MAPDGSAPAQARLSPSGAPLAGTLGVVVGMEAEAALIRAAAPQAHVGISGATAPGARAAVADLLRQGVGALLSFGLAAGLDPALRPGAVLVPGHVLLPDGQRLAADPALLDWLGHGRPDVVPADLLHSDDVIVTAGRKGACFRRTGCAGLDMESGFVADGAARAGVPFAVLRVVCDPAERSLPPAAVLALGPDGGIGMGRILASVLRRPTQIPALIALGRDAARARAKATEILRDRFAAGLDPRPR, encoded by the coding sequence ATGGCACCCGACGGTTCGGCACCCGCGCAGGCGCGCCTCTCCCCCTCCGGCGCGCCCTTGGCGGGCACGCTGGGCGTCGTGGTCGGGATGGAGGCCGAGGCCGCGCTGATCCGCGCGGCGGCCCCGCAGGCGCACGTCGGCATCAGCGGTGCCACGGCGCCGGGCGCGCGTGCCGCCGTGGCCGACCTGCTGCGCCAGGGGGTGGGCGCGCTGCTGTCCTTCGGGCTGGCGGCGGGGCTGGACCCCGCCCTGCGCCCCGGGGCGGTGCTGGTGCCGGGCCATGTCCTGCTGCCCGACGGGCAGCGGCTGGCCGCCGATCCCGCATTGCTGGACTGGCTGGGCCATGGCCGGCCGGATGTCGTCCCCGCCGACCTGCTGCACAGCGATGACGTGATTGTGACGGCGGGGCGCAAGGGGGCGTGTTTCCGCCGTACCGGCTGTGCCGGGCTGGACATGGAAAGCGGTTTCGTGGCCGACGGCGCGGCGCGGGCCGGGGTGCCGTTCGCGGTCCTGCGCGTGGTCTGCGATCCGGCGGAACGCAGCCTGCCACCCGCGGCGGTGCTGGCCCTGGGGCCGGATGGCGGAATCGGAATGGGCCGCATCCTGGCCAGTGTCCTGCGCCGCCCGACGCAGATTCCGGCCCTGATCGCGCTGGGCCGCGATGCGGCGCGCGCGCGCGCGAAAGCGACCGAAATCCTGCGGGACCGGTTCGCGGCGGGTCTCGACCCCCGGCCCCGATAA
- the hpnD gene encoding presqualene diphosphate synthase HpnD, which translates to MGLTRIRTARARTAEPAPLGCDPADLAQVESVVVASGTSFGKGMRILAPDRRYGMYAVYAFCRLVDDVADDDGTPEDKSALLRAWHERIAGLYAGRATDALDRVLSVVIARFDLRQADFDAVIDGMMMDAQGPIVAPDEATFDLYCDRVASAVGRLSVRVFGDASAEADRVAFHLGRALQITNILRDVAEDAQRGRLYLPRELLTRFDVPLDAARAVRARGLEGVGRVLAGRARDHFRAAHRAMARCDRHAMRPARLMGATYSAILTAQEKQGWRHPERRVSLSRPRKLLIAARALVG; encoded by the coding sequence ATGGGATTGACACGGATACGCACGGCGCGGGCACGGACGGCGGAGCCAGCCCCCCTTGGGTGTGATCCGGCCGATCTGGCGCAGGTCGAATCCGTGGTCGTCGCGTCGGGCACGTCGTTCGGCAAGGGCATGCGCATCCTGGCGCCCGACCGGCGCTACGGGATGTATGCCGTCTACGCCTTCTGCCGCCTAGTCGACGACGTGGCGGACGATGACGGCACGCCCGAGGACAAGAGCGCGCTGCTGCGTGCGTGGCACGAACGGATCGCCGGCCTGTATGCCGGGCGCGCGACGGACGCGCTGGACCGCGTGCTGTCGGTGGTCATCGCCCGGTTCGACCTGCGGCAGGCCGATTTCGACGCGGTGATCGACGGCATGATGATGGACGCCCAGGGCCCCATCGTCGCCCCCGACGAAGCGACCTTCGACCTGTATTGCGACCGCGTGGCCTCGGCGGTGGGGCGCCTGTCGGTGCGGGTGTTCGGCGATGCGTCGGCCGAGGCCGACCGCGTGGCCTTCCATCTGGGCCGCGCCCTGCAGATCACGAACATCCTGCGCGACGTGGCCGAGGACGCCCAGCGCGGCCGGCTGTACCTGCCGCGCGAATTGCTGACCCGCTTCGACGTGCCGCTGGACGCCGCCCGCGCGGTCCGCGCGCGGGGGCTGGAGGGCGTGGGCCGCGTGCTGGCCGGCCGGGCGCGCGATCATTTCCGTGCCGCCCACCGGGCGATGGCCCGCTGCGACCGCCACGCGATGCGGCCGGCGCGGCTGATGGGCGCCACCTATTCCGCCATCCTGACCGCGCAGGAAAAGCAGGGCTGGCGCCACCCGGAACGGCGGGTTTCGCTGTCGCGGCCGCGCAAACTGCTGATCGCCGCCCGCGCCCTGGTGGGCTAG
- the hpnE gene encoding hydroxysqualene dehydroxylase HpnE, producing MAGHVHIVGGGLAGLSAAVELAGSGVRVSVYEAGPACGGRARSYYDRQLDCRIDNGNHLLLSANDAVFRYLGLIGAERSLVGPGRPIFPFVDLGDRSRWTLDLSRGRLPFWLLSRRRRVPGMRLGEIRSLTRLMQAGADQTVSDCLLPGMLSARLLAPFAVSALNTPCETGSAALLGAVIRDSLAKGGQACIPCFPAVGLSESFVDPALDHLALLKAEIRTGCRVSGIEVTGGRIASLRLPEGAVPVGPDDAVIMAAPAPVAADLLSDAVPGLPVPDAFESILNVHFRLPQAPVALGTLAQARFIGVVGGISEWVFVKGDILSVTVSAANRYADRGNDDLAARIWDEVRAAIDPALAHPLPADMPPMRVVRERRATFAATPAQERLRPGTRTVLDNLFLAGDWTATGLPATIEGAIRSGAAAVRAFRARDMAGMPAG from the coding sequence ATGGCGGGACATGTCCATATCGTCGGCGGCGGCCTGGCCGGCCTGTCGGCGGCGGTCGAACTGGCCGGCAGCGGCGTGCGGGTGTCGGTGTACGAGGCCGGTCCGGCCTGCGGCGGGCGGGCGCGGTCCTATTACGACCGGCAGCTCGACTGCCGGATCGACAATGGCAACCATCTGCTGCTGTCGGCGAACGACGCCGTGTTCCGCTATCTGGGCCTGATCGGCGCGGAACGCAGCCTGGTCGGTCCCGGCCGGCCGATTTTCCCGTTCGTGGACCTGGGCGACCGGTCGCGCTGGACCCTGGACCTGTCGCGGGGCCGCCTGCCGTTCTGGCTGCTGTCCAGGCGGCGGCGGGTGCCGGGCATGCGGCTGGGCGAAATCCGGTCGCTGACGCGGCTGATGCAGGCGGGGGCGGACCAGACCGTGTCCGACTGCCTGCTGCCGGGCATGCTGTCGGCGCGGCTGCTGGCACCGTTCGCGGTCTCGGCGCTGAATACGCCGTGCGAAACCGGCAGCGCGGCCCTGCTGGGCGCGGTGATCCGCGACAGCCTGGCCAAGGGCGGGCAGGCCTGCATTCCGTGCTTCCCGGCCGTCGGCCTGTCCGAAAGCTTCGTCGATCCCGCGCTGGACCATCTGGCGCTGCTGAAGGCCGAAATCCGCACCGGGTGCCGGGTGTCCGGTATCGAAGTGACGGGTGGCCGCATCGCATCGCTGCGCCTGCCCGAGGGCGCGGTTCCGGTCGGGCCGGACGATGCGGTGATCATGGCGGCTCCCGCCCCGGTGGCCGCCGACCTGCTGTCCGATGCCGTGCCGGGCCTGCCGGTGCCCGATGCGTTCGAAAGCATCCTGAACGTCCATTTCCGCCTGCCCCAGGCGCCCGTGGCGCTGGGCACGCTGGCGCAGGCGCGCTTCATCGGCGTCGTCGGCGGGATCAGCGAATGGGTATTCGTCAAGGGCGACATCCTGTCGGTCACGGTCAGCGCCGCCAACCGCTATGCCGATCGCGGCAATGACGACCTGGCGGCGCGGATCTGGGACGAGGTCCGGGCCGCAATCGATCCGGCCCTGGCCCATCCCCTGCCGGCGGACATGCCCCCCATGCGCGTGGTGCGGGAGCGGCGGGCGACCTTCGCCGCGACACCGGCGCAGGAACGGCTGCGCCCGGGCACGCGCACGGTGCTGGACAACCTGTTCCTGGCCGGGGACTGGACGGCGACGGGATTGCCCGCGACAATCGAAGGTGCCATCAGGTCGGGCGCCGCTGCCGTGCGTGCCTTTCGCGCGCGCGACATGGCGGGGATGCCGGCGGGGTGA
- the hpnC gene encoding squalene synthase HpnC, which yields MNAIQGQKEASSPSTDGGVWGTEDVSSGKGAEDENFPVGSLLISRRLRPHVHAYYDFARVIDDIVDTDRLAPDAKIARLNAMEDVVLGRRAAPPRRDAQTAARVAHALAVTGVPVTTATDLIVAFRQDAVKNRYESWDELVEYCRYSANPVGRFLLCLHGEDPATFAPSDALCTSLQVLNHLQDCAADLRALDRCYLPLPWLAREGASLDDLGACRASPGLRRVIDALLDRVDDLNDEAARLPGLVRDRRMRLEAAVIVGLARRLTARLRREDPLAGRVKLSRGDVLRAGLGALRVLP from the coding sequence GTGAACGCCATCCAGGGCCAGAAAGAAGCTTCCTCCCCCTCGACCGACGGGGGCGTGTGGGGGACCGAGGACGTCTCGTCCGGCAAGGGGGCGGAGGACGAGAATTTTCCCGTGGGCTCGCTGCTGATCAGCCGCCGGCTGCGTCCGCATGTCCATGCCTATTACGATTTCGCCCGGGTGATCGACGATATCGTCGATACCGACCGGCTGGCGCCCGACGCCAAGATCGCACGGCTGAATGCGATGGAGGACGTGGTGCTGGGCCGCCGGGCCGCGCCCCCGCGCCGCGACGCGCAGACGGCGGCGCGCGTGGCCCACGCGCTGGCCGTGACCGGCGTGCCGGTGACGACGGCGACCGACCTGATCGTGGCCTTTCGCCAGGACGCCGTGAAGAACCGGTACGAATCGTGGGACGAACTGGTCGAATATTGCCGCTATTCCGCCAATCCGGTCGGCCGCTTCCTGCTGTGCCTGCATGGCGAGGACCCGGCCACCTTCGCGCCTTCGGACGCGCTGTGCACGTCGTTGCAGGTGCTGAACCATCTGCAGGACTGTGCTGCCGACCTGCGGGCGCTGGACCGGTGCTACCTGCCCCTGCCGTGGCTGGCGCGCGAGGGCGCGTCGCTGGACGATCTGGGGGCCTGCCGGGCGTCGCCGGGGCTGCGCCGGGTGATCGACGCCCTGCTGGACCGGGTGGACGACCTGAACGACGAAGCCGCCCGCCTGCCGGGCCTGGTCCGCGACCGGCGCATGCGGCTGGAGGCGGCGGTGATCGTGGGGCTGGCCCGGCGCCTGACCGCGCGCCTGCGGCGCGAGGACCCGCTGGCCGGGCGCGTGAAACTGTCGCGCGGCGACGTGCTCCGGGCGGGGCTGGGGGCGCTGCGCGTACTGCCATGA
- a CDS encoding glycosyltransferase, which translates to MLLLAVSLLCAAIWIVLIGFHGRFWQGGPILAPARPSAGMAGQGEWPAVCIVVPARDEAESVQACVASLIGQDYPGALHLILVDDNSTDGTGALARAVPDPLARLTVITGRERPPGWSGKLWAVSQGVAEARRQVPEDVGYVFLTDADITHDPAHVATLVAKAEGDGLDMVSEMVELNVASVAEHMLVPAFVFFFALLYPFARVNDPRSRVAGAAGGSILIRRTALTRIGGIESLRGALIDDCTLAAHVKRSGGGLYLGHSRLARSIRPYPHPADVWRMVARTAYVQLRYSPLVLLGTVLGMVLVWIAPMLLALFGHGAPRLLGVAAWVASMACFVPTLRRFRLSPGWAMLLPLVAVFYTAATLGSAIDHHRGRGVVWKSRAYLEPTGAGGPVPDDRT; encoded by the coding sequence ATGCTCCTGCTGGCCGTCTCGCTGCTGTGTGCCGCGATCTGGATCGTGCTGATCGGTTTCCATGGACGCTTCTGGCAGGGCGGGCCGATCCTGGCCCCGGCCCGGCCCTCCGCCGGCATGGCGGGGCAGGGGGAATGGCCGGCGGTCTGCATCGTCGTTCCCGCCCGGGACGAGGCCGAATCGGTGCAGGCCTGCGTCGCCTCGCTGATCGGCCAGGATTATCCGGGGGCGCTGCACCTGATCCTGGTGGACGACAACAGCACCGACGGCACCGGCGCGCTGGCGCGTGCGGTGCCCGACCCCCTGGCGCGGCTGACGGTGATCACCGGCCGGGAGCGCCCCCCGGGATGGAGCGGCAAGCTCTGGGCCGTGTCCCAGGGCGTGGCCGAGGCCCGGCGCCAGGTGCCGGAGGATGTCGGGTACGTATTCCTGACCGATGCCGACATCACCCATGACCCGGCCCATGTCGCCACCCTGGTGGCCAAGGCCGAGGGGGACGGGCTGGACATGGTGTCGGAAATGGTGGAACTGAACGTCGCCAGCGTGGCCGAACACATGCTGGTGCCGGCCTTCGTCTTCTTCTTCGCGCTGCTGTATCCGTTCGCGCGGGTCAACGATCCGCGCAGCCGCGTCGCCGGGGCCGCGGGCGGGTCGATCCTGATCCGCCGCACCGCGCTGACCCGGATCGGCGGGATCGAATCCCTGCGGGGCGCGCTGATCGACGATTGCACCCTGGCCGCGCATGTCAAGCGCAGCGGCGGCGGCCTGTATCTGGGCCACAGCCGACTGGCCCGCTCGATCCGCCCCTATCCGCATCCGGCCGACGTGTGGCGCATGGTGGCGCGCACCGCCTATGTGCAATTGCGCTATTCGCCGCTGGTCCTGCTGGGCACGGTGCTGGGCATGGTCCTGGTCTGGATCGCGCCGATGCTGCTGGCCCTGTTCGGGCACGGGGCGCCCCGCCTGCTGGGGGTGGCGGCCTGGGTCGCGTCGATGGCGTGCTTCGTGCCGACCCTGCGGCGCTTCCGCCTGTCGCCGGGCTGGGCGATGCTGTTGCCGCTGGTCGCGGTCTTCTATACCGCCGCGACCCTTGGCTCGGCCATCGACCACCATCGCGGCCGTGGCGTGGTGTGGAAGAGCCGTGCCTATCTCGAACCGACCGGGGCCGGCGGGCCCGTGCCAGATGACAGGACATGA
- the shc gene encoding squalene--hopene cyclase: MMANATDTIELPPSRAADRIVPMTDIDQAVDAAHAALGRRQQDDGHWVFELEADATIPAEYVLLEHYLDRIDPALEERIGVYLRRIQGDHGGWPLYHGGKFDVSATVKAYFALKAIGDDIDAPHMARARAAILDHGGAERSNVFTRFQLALFGEVPWHATPVMPVELMLLPRKALFSVWNMSYWSRTVIAPLLVLAALRPRAINPRDVHVPELFVTPPDQVRDWIRGPYRSQLGRLFKYVDIALRPAERLIPDATRQRAIKAAVDFIEPRLNGEDGLGAIYPAMANTVMMYRALGVPDSDPRAATAWEAVRRLLVELDGEAYCQPCVSPIWDTGLAGHAMIEAASGPKGIRPEDTKKKLAAAAEWLRERQILNGEGRLGDQLPRRAPRRLGLPVQQRLLPRRGRHGSGRHVLHREGDPANDEALERARQWIIGMQSSNGGWGAFDIDNNLDFLNHIPFADHGALLDPPTADVTARCISFLAQLGHPEDRPVIERGIAYLRTDQEREGCWFGRWGTNYIYGTWSVLCAYNAAGVAHDDPSVVRAVDWLRSVQREDGGWGEDCASYEGATPGIYTESLPSQTAWAVLGLMAVGLRDDPAVMRGMAYLTRTQKDDGEWDEEPYNAVGFPKVFYLRYHGYRQFFPLLALSRYRNLASSNSRHVAFGF, translated from the coding sequence ATGATGGCGAACGCGACCGATACAATCGAACTCCCCCCGTCCCGCGCGGCGGACCGGATCGTGCCGATGACCGACATCGACCAGGCGGTCGATGCGGCGCATGCGGCACTCGGCCGCCGGCAGCAGGATGACGGGCACTGGGTGTTCGAGCTGGAGGCCGATGCCACCATCCCGGCGGAATATGTCTTGCTGGAACATTACCTGGACCGGATCGACCCGGCGCTGGAGGAGCGGATCGGCGTCTATCTGCGCCGCATCCAGGGCGACCATGGCGGCTGGCCGCTCTATCACGGCGGCAAGTTCGACGTCTCGGCCACGGTCAAGGCCTATTTCGCGCTGAAGGCGATCGGCGACGATATCGACGCCCCGCACATGGCGCGCGCCCGCGCGGCGATCCTGGATCATGGCGGGGCCGAGCGCAGCAACGTCTTCACCCGCTTCCAGCTTGCCCTGTTCGGCGAGGTCCCGTGGCATGCGACGCCGGTGATGCCGGTGGAACTGATGCTGCTGCCGCGCAAGGCGCTGTTTTCGGTCTGGAACATGTCCTACTGGTCGCGGACGGTCATCGCGCCGCTGCTGGTGCTGGCCGCGCTGCGCCCGCGCGCGATCAATCCGCGCGACGTGCATGTGCCCGAACTGTTCGTCACCCCGCCGGACCAGGTGCGGGACTGGATTCGCGGCCCCTACCGGTCGCAGCTTGGGCGCCTGTTCAAATATGTGGACATCGCCCTGCGCCCGGCCGAACGGCTGATCCCCGACGCCACGCGGCAGCGCGCGATCAAGGCGGCGGTCGATTTCATCGAACCCCGCCTGAATGGCGAGGACGGGCTGGGCGCGATCTATCCCGCCATGGCCAACACGGTGATGATGTATCGCGCCCTGGGCGTGCCCGACAGCGACCCGCGCGCCGCCACGGCGTGGGAGGCCGTGCGCAGGCTGCTGGTCGAACTGGACGGCGAGGCCTATTGCCAGCCCTGCGTCTCGCCGATCTGGGACACCGGCCTGGCCGGCCATGCGATGATCGAGGCCGCGTCCGGCCCCAAGGGCATCCGCCCCGAGGACACGAAGAAGAAGCTGGCCGCCGCCGCCGAATGGCTGCGCGAGCGCCAGATCCTGAACGGGGAAGGGCGACTGGGCGATCAACTGCCCCGACGTGCCCCCCGGCGGCTGGGCCTTCCAGTACAACAACGATTACTACCCCGACGTGGACGACACGGCAGTGGTCGGCATGTGCTGCACCGCGAGGGCGACCCCGCGAATGACGAGGCGCTGGAGCGCGCGCGCCAGTGGATCATCGGGATGCAGAGCAGCAATGGCGGCTGGGGCGCGTTCGATATCGACAACAACCTCGATTTCCTGAACCATATTCCCTTCGCCGACCACGGTGCGCTGCTGGACCCGCCGACGGCCGACGTGACGGCGCGCTGCATCTCGTTCCTGGCGCAGCTCGGCCATCCCGAGGACCGGCCGGTGATCGAACGCGGCATCGCCTACCTGCGCACGGACCAGGAACGGGAAGGGTGCTGGTTCGGCCGCTGGGGCACCAATTACATCTACGGCACCTGGTCGGTGCTGTGCGCCTATAACGCCGCCGGCGTGGCGCATGACGACCCGTCGGTCGTGCGCGCGGTGGACTGGCTGCGTTCGGTCCAGCGCGAGGATGGCGGCTGGGGCGAGGATTGCGCGTCGTACGAAGGCGCCACGCCGGGCATCTATACCGAAAGCCTGCCGTCGCAGACCGCCTGGGCGGTGCTGGGCCTGATGGCGGTGGGCCTGCGCGACGACCCGGCGGTGATGCGCGGCATGGCCTACCTGACCCGCACGCAGAAGGATGACGGCGAATGGGACGAAGAACCCTATAACGCCGTCGGTTTCCCCAAGGTCTTCTACCTGCGCTATCACGGATACCGTCAGTTCTTTCCGCTGCTGGCCCTGTCGCGCTACCGCAACCTGGCGTCCAGCAACAGCCGCCACGTCGCGTTCGGCTTCTGA